Below is a window of Rhodothermales bacterium DNA.
CGGCCAGGAAGCCGATGAGCAGAATGGTCGTGACAGCGCGTACCATAGATCCCGAGGTATTGAGTGGTAGTTGACGCCAAATGTAACCCAAAACTACCGTCGGCCACAACAGTGCATGAGGGTAAATGCATGGGCCTCATGGAACTGTCCGGAGACGGATTATGGGGATCCCGCAGAGGCGCGGAGGCGCGGATATTTCTTGCGTTCTCCCTCTCTGCGTCCCAGCGCCTCTACGGGAGTAGTATCCATTCTCGAATTGTACCGCTGAGACGCAGGGACGCGGGGGGAGGTCAGGCGGCCTGCTCCAGGTGGTCTTGCAGCCACAACCGGCTGGCTTCCCAGCGCCGGCGAGTGGTGTTATAGGTAGTGTTCAGGGCGTCGGCGGCTTCGTCGAGGATGAGGACGGCGAGAGGATCATCGTGATCACCGAAGGCACCCTCGTGGCCAACATCGATGAGGTACAGGCACGGCTGTTGTAGCGGTATCGTATGGATGGGGGAGAATATTTTGAGGGACCTCTGCGGAAGCCGGCAAAGGCGTCGATTTCTATTCCATATGCCCGTTTCCGACGGGTGTATCGAACCGGCGCCGCGGAGGCGGAGGCCGGCCCAGATCCCTTCCAACACCATCCGGGGCTTACGCCATGCGGTATCCTTTCAAAAAAGCATTCCTTTTCGTCCTTCTCCTTCTTTCGCAGGCCGCCTGGCTGCCCACCCTCCTGCTCGGGCAATCGTATGCCCAGCAGGTATGGGATCAGCTGCAGAACCACTACACGACGATTACCGACCTTGGCGGGGAATATGCCCTGCAGAACTACGTGATGGGCAGCATTCATGCCGGCGAAGACGATCTGTGGACGTTTTACTTCGACGAAGGCACGGAGTACATCATCAGCGCCGCATGTGACAACGATTGCACGGACATCGACGTGAAGATCTTGAACGAAGACGGCGAGGTGGTCCAGGAAGACACGAAGGATGACGATCAGCCCCTGGTGGCATTCACCCCGAAAGTGTCGGCCGGCTACGAGGTGGAGGTGAAGATGTACAAATGCAGCGAGGAGCCGTGTTACTTTGGGTTCGGGATTTTCAGGCGGTGATGCGAGAAAGGGTGGTGGTCACCGAACGTGCTCTTCGGTAGTACTGCCATTATTCTGCTTCGCACCTTTCCTTGACACATCCTCTTCCAGGCGATTCACACACCGGGTGATGCCGCCCTTGAGCACGGCCTCCCCAAAGTTCAACAGATAGCCAAGCTTGAGGCCCGTAAGGCGAAGGTAGGTCTGCACCTGCTTCTTGTGGGCGGGGATTACACGCTCGACAGACTTCAGTTCGAGCACGACCTTGCCTTCTACGATAAGATCGGCCCG
It encodes the following:
- a CDS encoding GxxExxY protein; amino-acid sequence: MTENEIGTLVIAAAIDVHRELGPGLLESVYEVVLARELSDRGLVVERQVQVPIVYKDMHFAEAFRADLIVEGKVVLELKSVERVIPAHKKQVQTYLRLTGLKLGYLLNFGEAVLKGGITRCVNRLEEDVSRKGAKQNNGSTTEEHVR